One genomic region from Campylobacter concisus encodes:
- a CDS encoding ABC transporter ATP-binding protein, translated as MIDIKEVTKIFGSQRILDGVSLNVKSGEKIAILGQNGAGKSSLMRIILGEFIPNSGSIAINGVNTLKDRKGALKFISFVPQTPPPLKFNLRELCEFVCKSSNVKFEEIEKFSKLLELDLHANLNKPFYKLSGGMKQKMLIAIAFAKDSEILMFDEPTANLDVKARLSFKNLLDNFTQSKTLVFISHRIDEIANLLDRCVYMDLGKIIKEENLRSKSE; from the coding sequence TTGATAGATATAAAAGAAGTAACTAAAATTTTTGGCTCGCAAAGGATACTTGATGGTGTTAGCCTAAACGTAAAATCTGGTGAAAAAATAGCAATACTTGGACAAAATGGAGCTGGCAAAAGCTCGCTCATGCGTATCATTTTAGGCGAGTTTATCCCAAATAGCGGAAGCATCGCGATAAATGGCGTAAATACCCTAAAAGATAGAAAAGGGGCTTTGAAATTTATCTCATTTGTGCCACAAACTCCACCACCGCTTAAATTTAATCTACGTGAGCTTTGTGAGTTTGTTTGCAAAAGCTCAAATGTAAAGTTTGAAGAGATTGAGAAATTTAGCAAGCTTTTAGAGCTTGATCTGCATGCAAATTTAAATAAGCCATTTTATAAGCTCTCTGGTGGCATGAAACAAAAGATGCTAATAGCCATCGCATTTGCTAAGGATAGTGAAATTTTGATGTTTGATGAGCCAACGGCAAATCTTGATGTGAAAGCAAGGCTTTCTTTTAAAAATTTACTTGATAACTTCACGCAAAGCAAAACACTTGTTTTTATTTCACACCGTATCGATGAGATAGCAAATTTATTAGATAGATGCGTCTATATGGATCTTGGCAAGATAATCAAAGAAGAAAATTTAAGGAGCAAGAGTGAATAA
- a CDS encoding NapH/MauN family ferredoxin-type protein: MDKYNTRATIRNVSFLSTLITTTKDGKKRPSIRFWRIFSIILVHLLFVLSYRVDIQILEGDISASRIFGFHLADAFMSLQVFLATHEIHVNLIIGSLSILAFYIIFGGRGFCSWICPYSLISEIAEKIHENLRAKKIVKPRVFDTKWRYVFTILFLTLSFASASLTFEIFNVVGIFSRFIIYGYFHAIWFVVAMLMVEIFFSRRAWCRYVCPIGATYSVLAKPNAIKVSWDKERCDHCLVCTDVCLVPHVLFMTKKGAKLDESKNIFRIAGADCTLCGRCIDVCHQDALKFDNGFKKLI; the protein is encoded by the coding sequence ATGGACAAATATAACACTCGTGCGACGATTAGAAATGTAAGCTTTCTAAGCACATTAATCACAACTACAAAAGATGGCAAGAAGCGTCCTAGTATACGATTTTGGCGTATATTTAGCATTATTCTAGTTCATCTTTTATTTGTGCTTTCATATAGAGTTGATATACAAATTTTAGAAGGTGACATCAGTGCGTCAAGGATATTTGGTTTTCACTTGGCAGATGCTTTTATGAGCCTGCAAGTCTTTTTGGCGACACATGAAATCCATGTAAATTTAATAATTGGCTCACTTAGTATCTTGGCATTTTATATCATTTTTGGCGGTAGAGGCTTTTGTTCTTGGATCTGTCCTTATTCATTAATAAGCGAAATAGCTGAGAAGATCCATGAAAATTTGCGTGCTAAAAAGATAGTGAAACCACGAGTTTTTGACACAAAGTGGCGATATGTTTTTACCATTTTATTTTTAACCCTTAGCTTTGCTAGTGCAAGTCTTACATTTGAAATTTTTAATGTTGTTGGGATTTTTTCAAGATTTATTATCTATGGCTATTTTCATGCTATTTGGTTTGTTGTGGCCATGCTTATGGTTGAAATTTTCTTCTCACGTAGAGCTTGGTGTAGGTATGTCTGTCCTATTGGAGCTACTTACTCAGTGCTAGCTAAGCCAAATGCCATAAAAGTTAGCTGGGATAAAGAAAGGTGCGATCACTGCTTAGTTTGCACCGATGTTTGTCTAGTGCCTCACGTACTTTTTATGACAAAAAAGGGGGCAAAGCTTGACGAGAGCAAAAATATCTTTAGGATAGCTGGTGCTGATTGTACGCTTTGTGGTAGGTGTATTGATGTGTGTCATCAAGATGCACTGAAATTTGACAACGGCTTTAAAAAACTCATATAA
- a CDS encoding c-type cytochrome yields the protein MKVGKIITIILAVAICGIMVFMLSQTPPKKEKVATNAQPKVEQNFTKEQPKSSEEFASEDELKKVKELSLSVAKVHNEGVSKQYLTTCAPCHGANAKGVVAPDITHLSKDELLKKLADYKAGKVQNSLMKGLLTNVSDSELESLADEISKFKK from the coding sequence ATGAAAGTAGGAAAGATTATAACCATTATTTTAGCAGTAGCGATTTGCGGTATCATGGTGTTTATGTTAAGCCAGACTCCGCCTAAAAAGGAAAAAGTAGCAACTAATGCTCAGCCAAAAGTAGAGCAAAATTTTACAAAAGAGCAGCCAAAGTCTAGTGAAGAATTTGCTAGTGAAGATGAGCTAAAAAAGGTAAAAGAGCTAAGTCTAAGTGTGGCTAAAGTGCACAATGAAGGCGTTAGCAAGCAGTATCTAACAACTTGTGCCCCATGCCACGGTGCAAATGCAAAAGGCGTCGTAGCTCCTGATATAACGCATCTAAGTAAGGATGAATTGCTTAAAAAGCTAGCTGATTATAAAGCTGGCAAGGTGCAAAACTCGCTTATGAAGGGACTACTTACAAATGTTAGTGATAGCGAGCTTGAAAGCCTTGCAGATGAAATTTCTAAATTTAAAAAGTAA
- a CDS encoding c-type cytochrome produces MRLIMSLVAAALLFVGCEKSDDKAQKAASEQPINVATSASIKVEKKENNQSTNKQNDFIKYDMHGEKSVKFGLEDNNVSRQIGALAMVRTPLQTINLRLIKGRLSKNFITKCSACHDDYANGIIGPSLLTKSENEIYTMINAYKNKEKVNVLMRDLVKKMDDSEIRNLAKEISDFNTQFRSK; encoded by the coding sequence ATGAGATTAATAATGTCTTTAGTGGCTGCTGCTTTGCTATTTGTCGGCTGTGAAAAGAGTGATGACAAAGCGCAAAAAGCAGCTAGCGAGCAACCAATAAATGTAGCCACGAGTGCTAGCATAAAGGTTGAAAAAAAAGAAAATAACCAAAGCACAAATAAACAAAATGACTTCATAAAATACGATATGCACGGCGAAAAGAGCGTAAAATTTGGACTTGAAGATAATAACGTAAGCCGTCAAATCGGTGCTTTAGCAATGGTAAGAACCCCTCTTCAAACTATAAATTTAAGACTTATAAAGGGCAGACTTAGCAAAAATTTCATTACAAAATGTTCAGCTTGTCACGATGATTACGCAAATGGCATCATCGGGCCATCTCTTTTAACAAAAAGTGAAAATGAAATTTATACAATGATAAACGCTTATAAAAATAAAGAAAAAGTCAATGTTTTAATGCGAGACCTTGTTAAAAAAATGGATGATAGTGAAATCAGAAATTTAGCTAAAGAAATCAGTGATTTTAATACACAATTTAGGAGCAAATAA
- a CDS encoding 4Fe-4S dicluster domain-containing protein, with the protein MDRRKFIILGSVAAAAGYGIGKILPKSSGDKLYLRPPGAVDDFDDLCVKCGQCVQVCPYHSISLLDIKDGYSNGTAYIDPKKRGCYLCDLFPCVLACPSGALDHATKVVDDVKMGVAVLSNANACMCLKREKLSKDSVEDLLVRKVYNDREEAEKDKIKGKIGQICDLCASICPVGDSAIVMSEANLPLIKHGCVGCGVCAEVCPVKIINIAPKMSYDEIYKEKE; encoded by the coding sequence GTGGATAGAAGAAAATTTATAATCTTAGGCTCAGTCGCAGCTGCCGCAGGATATGGCATAGGTAAAATTTTGCCAAAAAGTAGCGGTGATAAACTCTATCTTAGACCACCAGGCGCGGTTGATGACTTCGATGATCTTTGTGTCAAATGCGGTCAGTGTGTGCAGGTATGCCCTTATCACAGTATAAGTTTGCTTGATATAAAAGATGGATATTCAAATGGTACAGCATACATAGATCCTAAAAAGAGAGGTTGCTATTTATGTGATCTTTTCCCATGTGTGCTCGCCTGTCCAAGTGGTGCGTTAGATCATGCTACAAAAGTTGTTGATGATGTGAAAATGGGTGTTGCTGTCTTGAGTAATGCAAATGCCTGTATGTGCCTAAAAAGAGAAAAACTAAGCAAAGATAGCGTTGAAGATTTGCTTGTTCGCAAAGTTTATAACGATAGGGAAGAGGCAGAAAAAGATAAGATAAAAGGCAAAATCGGTCAAATTTGTGACCTTTGCGCCAGCATTTGCCCAGTTGGCGATAGTGCAATAGTAATGAGCGAAGCAAATTTGCCACTCATAAAGCATGGCTGTGTTGGGTGTGGGGTGTGTGCTGAGGTTTGCCCTGTAAAAATTATAAATATTGCCCCAAAAATGAGTTATGATGAAATTTATAAGGAGAAAGAATGA
- a CDS encoding nitrous oxide reductase family maturation protein NosD → MRKIFIFALAFLPIFSSANILQDAINNASPGDVIKLGDGIYEGSITINKPLSIVGEGKNAHVKGNGKGTVVKIIASNVTLRNLKISGSGNDLGELDAGIGCDKANNVLVTQNDLSDVLFGIDFKECSSSKITENNITSKKGASLGFRGDAVRLWYSHENLIEGNYIYDSRDMVAWYASHNKFLKNKAIRGRYSLHFMYANQNLVENNDFIGNAVGMFFMYSAGSNIKNNLVMDSDGAFGIGIGLKDVSNFTIENNTLIYNARGILLDNSPFQPGSTINFLGNKILHNVVGVYFHATQGTSIFENNDFIGNMDIVANDTPGDKMALNRWSKNYYDEYESFDRDKDGYGDTPFMHLSYADQLWQYYPNLQFFYGSSVFSILNFLAKLAPFSEPVKLLEDSTPRIKPLDASNFNALRAKRG, encoded by the coding sequence ATGCGTAAAATTTTTATTTTTGCCCTTGCTTTCTTGCCTATTTTTAGCTCTGCAAATATCCTTCAAGATGCAATAAATAACGCTAGCCCTGGCGATGTTATAAAGCTAGGGGATGGCATCTATGAAGGAAGCATAACTATAAATAAGCCGCTTAGTATCGTTGGCGAGGGCAAAAATGCTCACGTAAAAGGAAATGGTAAAGGCACGGTTGTAAAGATTATTGCCTCAAATGTTACGCTTAGAAATTTAAAGATAAGCGGTAGCGGAAATGACCTTGGTGAGCTAGATGCTGGCATTGGCTGTGATAAAGCAAATAATGTCTTGGTTACGCAAAATGACTTGAGTGATGTACTTTTTGGGATTGATTTTAAAGAGTGCAGCAGCTCAAAGATCACTGAAAATAACATCACTTCTAAAAAAGGGGCAAGTCTTGGCTTTAGAGGTGATGCCGTTAGACTCTGGTATAGCCATGAAAATTTAATAGAAGGCAATTATATTTATGATAGCCGCGATATGGTTGCATGGTATGCAAGTCACAATAAATTTTTAAAAAATAAAGCGATCCGCGGTAGATACTCGCTTCACTTTATGTATGCGAATCAAAATTTAGTCGAAAACAATGATTTTATCGGCAATGCGGTCGGTATGTTTTTTATGTATTCGGCTGGCTCAAATATAAAAAATAATCTTGTTATGGATAGCGACGGCGCTTTTGGTATCGGTATTGGTCTAAAAGATGTTTCAAATTTTACTATCGAAAATAACACACTTATCTATAATGCGAGAGGAATTTTGCTTGATAACTCGCCGTTTCAGCCAGGCTCAACGATAAATTTCTTAGGCAATAAAATTTTACACAACGTAGTTGGCGTATATTTTCACGCTACTCAGGGGACAAGCATATTTGAAAATAATGATTTTATAGGCAATATGGATATCGTTGCAAACGATACTCCAGGTGATAAAATGGCATTAAATCGGTGGAGTAAAAATTATTATGATGAGTATGAGAGCTTTGATAGAGATAAAGATGGCTATGGCGATACGCCGTTTATGCATCTATCGTATGCCGATCAGCTTTGGCAGTATTATCCAAATTTGCAGTTTTTCTATGGCTCAAGTGTCTTTAGTATCTTAAATTTTTTAGCCAAACTCGCGCCATTTTCTGAGCCAGTAAAGCTACTTGAAGATAGCACGCCAAGGATAAAACCACTTGATGCTTCAAATTTTAACGCGTTAAGGGCAAAACGTGGATAG
- a CDS encoding cytochrome C has product MSKYKIYTIVALVLMTVCFTLPVLGWHGAKERIADGDEIPSYTYGIYNLYSSFQYKNHLLSKDVASDLHKMIEQKAEIGTPSFPIWYVSLEAPNYPKSAFPDGIPVYFHVDGYSGDVHEMNTINHYIGMYPMEHGGNLERAIAPYYLLISTLCMLAFLYYNGKFNSLLMVPTIIAPVLFMSAFAGWLYWYGHNMQEWGAFKIKPFMPTVLGDGSVAQFTTHSYPSIGFWVMIAMSVFCILAVFSKKKELNA; this is encoded by the coding sequence ATGAGTAAATATAAAATTTATACCATTGTTGCACTTGTCTTAATGACTGTTTGTTTTACTTTGCCTGTTCTTGGTTGGCACGGAGCAAAAGAGCGTATAGCTGATGGTGATGAAATACCATCTTATACTTACGGTATCTATAATCTTTATAGCTCATTTCAGTATAAAAATCACCTTTTATCAAAAGATGTAGCAAGCGATCTTCATAAGATGATCGAGCAAAAAGCAGAGATTGGTACGCCATCTTTTCCTATCTGGTACGTCTCTCTTGAAGCTCCAAATTATCCAAAATCAGCCTTTCCTGATGGAATTCCTGTATATTTTCACGTAGATGGATATAGTGGCGACGTGCATGAGATGAATACGATAAATCACTACATCGGTATGTATCCTATGGAGCATGGCGGAAATTTAGAGCGAGCGATAGCGCCTTATTATTTGCTTATTTCAACGCTTTGTATGCTTGCATTTTTATATTACAACGGCAAATTTAACTCACTTCTTATGGTTCCAACGATTATCGCGCCTGTGCTATTTATGAGCGCATTTGCAGGATGGCTTTACTGGTATGGACACAATATGCAAGAGTGGGGTGCATTTAAGATTAAACCATTTATGCCAACAGTTTTAGGCGATGGTAGCGTCGCACAATTTACAACTCACTCTTATCCAAGTATCGGATTTTGGGTTATGATCGCCATGAGTGTATTTTGCATACTTGCAGTATTTTCAAAGAAAAAAGAGCTAAATGCGTAA